A window from Thermomonas aquatica encodes these proteins:
- a CDS encoding VOC family protein, which yields MKLIPYLMFFNGDCRAAFDFYAGALGGEIVASITYGDMPSSPDQPPLPEEAKSQIAHVNLVAGGASIMGGDSIMGCNGSEKIDGRNDTTVNIEVETIEEAERVFAALSAGGNVQMPLTETFWSHRFGMFEDRYGKPWMVNCNKPMP from the coding sequence TCTTCAACGGCGACTGCCGCGCCGCGTTCGATTTCTACGCCGGGGCATTGGGCGGCGAGATCGTCGCATCGATCACCTACGGCGACATGCCGTCGTCGCCGGACCAGCCGCCGCTGCCGGAGGAGGCCAAGTCGCAGATCGCGCACGTGAACCTGGTGGCCGGCGGCGCCTCGATCATGGGCGGCGATTCGATCATGGGCTGCAACGGCAGCGAGAAGATCGACGGCCGCAACGACACCACGGTCAACATCGAGGTGGAGACCATCGAGGAGGCCGAGCGTGTGTTCGCCGCGCTGTCGGCCGGCGGCAACGTGCAGATGCCGCTGACCGAAACCTTCTGGTCGCATCGCTTCGGCATGTTCGAGGACCGCTACGGCAAGCCGTGGATGGTCAATTGCAACAAGCCGATGCCGTGA